One region of Flavobacterium pisciphilum genomic DNA includes:
- a CDS encoding NADH:flavin oxidoreductase/NADH oxidase yields MGSVLFSPLSIKKITLKNRIVISPMCQYSAVDGFANDWHLVHLGARASGGSGLIVQEATAVSPEARISPADLGLWNDEQIGKLQVINQFIVSQNAIPGIQIAHAGRKASVSAPWEGNKKLDVAEGGWQTVAPSAIGYHDNEIAPVALDKAGIQKVIADFKATTKRAVAAGFQVLEIHGAHGYLLHQFMSPLSNLRTDEYGGSFENRIRLTLEIVDAVQAEWPADLPLFVRISATDWADGGWNVEESIKLSSILKSKGVDVVDVSSGGLVSHQKISLGPNYQVPFAERIKKETGVLTGAVGLITEATQAEAILNSGQADLILFARESLRDPNLALHFASELNSDIQWPKQYERAKTR; encoded by the coding sequence ATGGGATCAGTATTATTTTCTCCACTTTCTATAAAAAAAATCACTTTAAAGAACAGAATCGTTATTTCGCCAATGTGTCAATACTCCGCTGTTGACGGTTTTGCCAATGATTGGCATTTGGTACATCTAGGTGCTCGTGCGAGTGGTGGTTCGGGATTAATAGTTCAGGAGGCGACTGCAGTTTCGCCAGAAGCGAGGATTTCACCAGCAGATTTAGGTCTGTGGAATGATGAGCAAATCGGGAAATTACAAGTAATTAATCAATTTATTGTTTCTCAAAATGCAATTCCAGGAATCCAGATAGCACATGCAGGGCGAAAAGCTAGTGTTTCGGCTCCTTGGGAGGGTAATAAAAAGTTAGATGTTGCTGAAGGTGGATGGCAGACAGTTGCTCCAAGTGCAATAGGGTATCATGATAATGAAATAGCACCTGTAGCTTTAGATAAAGCAGGAATCCAAAAAGTAATTGCCGATTTTAAAGCAACTACCAAAAGAGCTGTTGCCGCTGGATTTCAAGTTTTGGAAATTCATGGAGCACACGGATACTTACTACATCAGTTTATGTCACCGTTATCTAATCTTAGAACTGATGAATATGGAGGGAGTTTTGAGAATAGAATCCGTCTTACCCTTGAAATTGTAGATGCAGTTCAAGCAGAATGGCCTGCTGATTTGCCTTTGTTTGTTAGGATTTCGGCAACGGATTGGGCAGATGGCGGTTGGAATGTTGAAGAGTCAATTAAACTTTCTTCAATTTTAAAATCTAAAGGAGTAGATGTTGTAGATGTTTCTTCGGGAGGATTGGTTTCTCATCAAAAAATTTCGCTCGGCCCAAATTATCAAGTTCCTTTTGCCGAAAGGATAAAAAAAGAGACAGGAGTATTAACTGGAGCAGTCGGTTTAATTACCGAAGCCACACAAGCCGAAGCTATTTTAAATTCAGGTCAAGCCGACTTAATATTGTTTGCTCGTGAATCACTTCGTGATCCAAACTTGGCATTGCATTTTGCATCAGAGTTAAACTCAGATATTCAATGGCCGAAACAATACGAAAGAGCCAAAACACGATAA
- a CDS encoding TonB-dependent receptor, which translates to MFIKKCLVIILFISQSGIAFSQEETGFQGRVIDSKTQKALQYVVVSIQNSAIMQLTERDGAFKLVLQSEGNQLLLLHSQGYKDLLFPVKAVSGEMMDLGVLVLEEDNQIGSELILIALSESDLTDDNSSSETTSGLLQSSRDAFIQASAFNWGQARFRMRGLDSEHAKMTINGITMNKMYDGRPQWSNWGGLNDATRNQEFSVGIATSDYSFGGVLGTQQINTRASIYRPSSRITFSGSNTNYSLRAMATYATGLMPSGWAFVVSAGKRWANEGFFEGTNYDADSFFMSIEKKLSSQHSLNFTGFYTPNSRGKNSPNTDEVTQLTNERYNSYWGWQNGKKRNARIKKVEEPVLMLNHFFRIDDKTTLNSSIAYQFGKVSNGNIDYQNVSSPDPTHYRKLPSYYSSVYAKDQGEYSGDFTPDYENANKNKELFVTNSQINWNELYRANQILVTDSDGIATSYAPVKSHYVLYEDRTDDKTIFFNSNINSLLTENIFFNGGIAFRNLKSHNFRSLTDLLGGLYFEDIDLFYKGDQSQSDLKNPNRRVGVRDSYRYNYNYLANTIDVFTQFKFIYRKVDFYLAQAFSSSTYQRDGLYQNGIYTTNSFGKSEKVNFENFAFKGGLTYKISGKQWLFFNGAYLTQAPSIRNTFPNARVNNVVNGIESVNISCVEGNYVFHSPKLKTRLTGYYSLMKNVTQTSFFYAEGIFDVGAGNDNANAFVSQTLKHLSKKNIGAELSFEYQILPSFKGVFSAAYGQYTYDNNPNVSITNDAKASLANSNPIFDFGKAALKNYKQPGMPQQAYSLGFEYRNSKYWWLGTNINYLSNSYIDVSPISRTAQFYVNPKSSFPYPEASQERAKVLLKQEKFDPISLLNITGGKSWRIRRKYVSFFVSINNVLDAIYKTGGFEQARNANFRRLNQQESSRTPSFGPKYFYGYGRTYFGNLAINL; encoded by the coding sequence ATGTTTATAAAAAAGTGTTTAGTCATAATTTTATTTATTTCTCAATCAGGAATTGCTTTTTCACAAGAAGAAACTGGTTTTCAAGGGAGAGTTATTGATTCGAAAACACAAAAGGCACTTCAATATGTTGTGGTTAGTATTCAAAACTCTGCAATTATGCAATTGACAGAAAGGGATGGTGCATTTAAGTTGGTTTTGCAATCAGAAGGGAATCAATTGTTATTGTTGCACAGTCAGGGATATAAAGATTTATTGTTTCCAGTAAAAGCTGTTTCTGGAGAAATGATGGATTTAGGTGTTTTGGTTTTAGAAGAAGATAATCAAATCGGATCAGAATTAATCTTAATTGCTTTATCAGAAAGTGATTTGACTGATGATAATAGTAGCTCTGAAACTACTTCGGGACTTTTACAATCTTCTCGAGATGCTTTTATTCAAGCCTCAGCTTTTAATTGGGGACAAGCCCGTTTTAGGATGCGAGGATTGGATAGTGAGCACGCTAAGATGACAATCAACGGAATCACGATGAATAAAATGTATGATGGACGTCCACAATGGAGTAATTGGGGAGGTTTAAATGATGCTACAAGGAATCAGGAATTCTCTGTTGGAATAGCTACTTCAGATTATAGTTTTGGTGGTGTTCTAGGAACACAACAAATTAATACACGAGCTTCAATTTACAGACCAAGTTCACGAATTACATTTTCGGGTAGTAATACCAATTATAGTTTGCGAGCAATGGCTACTTATGCTACAGGTTTGATGCCTTCTGGGTGGGCTTTTGTAGTTTCAGCAGGGAAACGTTGGGCAAATGAAGGTTTTTTTGAAGGAACAAACTACGATGCGGATTCTTTTTTTATGAGTATTGAAAAGAAATTAAGTTCTCAGCATTCATTAAATTTTACAGGATTTTATACTCCAAATTCAAGAGGCAAAAACTCCCCAAATACAGATGAGGTAACTCAACTTACAAATGAGAGATATAATTCTTATTGGGGCTGGCAAAACGGAAAGAAAAGAAATGCGAGGATTAAAAAAGTAGAAGAACCAGTTTTAATGTTGAATCATTTTTTTAGGATAGATGATAAAACAACTCTAAATTCAAGTATTGCCTATCAATTTGGTAAAGTAAGCAATGGTAATATAGATTACCAGAATGTAAGTAGTCCAGATCCTACTCATTACCGTAAATTACCAAGCTACTATAGTTCAGTTTACGCAAAAGACCAAGGAGAATATTCAGGTGATTTCACTCCCGATTATGAAAATGCCAATAAAAATAAAGAACTATTTGTAACTAATTCACAAATAAATTGGAATGAATTATATCGGGCAAATCAAATTCTGGTTACAGATTCAGACGGAATTGCTACTAGTTATGCACCAGTAAAAAGCCATTATGTTTTGTATGAAGACAGAACCGATGATAAAACGATATTCTTTAATTCAAACATAAATTCTCTATTAACAGAAAATATCTTTTTTAATGGCGGGATCGCTTTTAGGAATTTGAAATCTCATAATTTTAGGTCTCTTACTGATTTGTTGGGAGGTTTATATTTTGAAGATATCGATTTGTTTTATAAAGGCGATCAGTCACAGTCTGATTTGAAAAATCCAAATAGGAGAGTTGGAGTTAGAGATTCTTATCGATATAATTATAATTATCTAGCGAATACAATTGATGTTTTTACACAATTTAAATTTATATACCGTAAAGTTGATTTTTATCTTGCTCAGGCTTTTTCGAGTTCAACTTATCAAAGAGATGGGTTGTATCAAAATGGAATTTATACCACTAATTCTTTTGGTAAAAGTGAAAAAGTAAATTTTGAAAATTTTGCTTTTAAAGGTGGGCTAACTTATAAGATATCAGGTAAGCAATGGTTGTTTTTTAATGGAGCTTATTTAACTCAAGCCCCTTCAATTCGAAATACATTTCCGAATGCGCGAGTTAATAATGTTGTTAATGGTATAGAAAGTGTAAATATCAGTTGTGTTGAAGGGAATTATGTTTTTCATTCCCCTAAGCTAAAAACACGACTGACAGGGTATTATTCTTTAATGAAAAATGTAACACAGACCTCATTTTTTTATGCTGAGGGAATTTTTGATGTTGGCGCAGGTAATGATAATGCCAATGCTTTTGTAAGTCAGACATTAAAGCATCTGAGTAAAAAGAATATTGGGGCAGAGTTGAGTTTTGAATATCAAATTTTACCCTCCTTTAAAGGTGTTTTTTCTGCTGCTTATGGACAGTATACATATGACAATAACCCTAATGTCAGCATTACGAATGATGCGAAAGCATCTTTGGCAAATAGTAATCCTATTTTTGATTTTGGAAAAGCAGCACTAAAAAATTATAAGCAGCCAGGAATGCCTCAACAGGCTTATTCATTAGGCTTTGAGTATAGAAATTCTAAGTATTGGTGGCTTGGTACTAATATAAATTACCTCTCGAATTCTTATATTGATGTTTCTCCAATTTCTAGAACAGCCCAGTTTTATGTCAATCCCAAGAGTAGTTTCCCTTATCCAGAAGCATCACAAGAAAGAGCCAAGGTGTTATTGAAACAAGAAAAATTTGATCCTATTTCGTTATTAAATATTACAGGAGGGAAGTCATGGCGTATTCGTCGAAAATATGTGTCCTTTTTTGTGAGCATTAATAACGTATTGGATGCGATTTATAAAACTGGAGGTTTTGAACAAGCTAGGAATGCAAATTTTCGACGATTGAACCAGCAAGAATCTAGCAGAACACCATCATTTGGTCCAAAATATTTTTATGGATATGGGAGAACTTATTTCGGGAATTTAGCTATTAACTTATGA
- a CDS encoding Gfo/Idh/MocA family protein, giving the protein MQKIKTALLSYGMSGKVFHAPFIAIHPGFELIGSWERSKKLIQQDYPAVKSYPTIEDVLVDDIDLVIVNTPVETHYEFAKKVLEAGKHAIVEKAFTTTVAQAQELDDLAKAKGLKLAVFQNRRWDSDFKTVQKVVKDGVLGDLVEAEFHFDRYNPLLSIKAHKETANSGAGILKDLGPHLIDQALHLFGFPKSVFADIRITREKSLVDDYMDLLLYYNDFRVRLKASFFVREANPAYVVHGKKGSFLKPRGDVQEDDLKLSKKPDVATWGTESEDLKGILHTEIDGKIIKEKIPTFQGNYYDFFDGVYKSIVANTIEPVTAEDGVKTMKIIEAAIESSTHQKVVNL; this is encoded by the coding sequence ATGCAAAAAATAAAAACAGCACTATTATCATACGGAATGTCGGGGAAAGTCTTTCACGCACCATTTATAGCCATTCATCCTGGATTTGAACTTATAGGTTCTTGGGAAAGAAGCAAGAAATTAATACAGCAAGATTACCCAGCAGTTAAAAGTTATCCAACAATTGAGGATGTTCTTGTAGATGATATCGATTTGGTAATTGTAAATACACCCGTTGAAACCCATTATGAATTTGCTAAAAAAGTTTTGGAGGCAGGTAAACATGCTATAGTAGAAAAGGCATTTACAACTACTGTTGCTCAGGCACAGGAATTGGATGATTTAGCTAAAGCGAAAGGATTAAAATTGGCGGTTTTTCAAAACAGAAGATGGGATAGTGATTTTAAAACTGTTCAAAAGGTTGTTAAAGATGGTGTTTTAGGAGATTTAGTCGAAGCAGAATTTCACTTTGATCGTTATAATCCTTTATTAAGTATCAAAGCTCATAAGGAAACGGCCAATTCTGGAGCGGGAATTCTAAAAGATTTAGGACCACATTTAATAGATCAAGCATTGCATTTGTTCGGATTTCCAAAATCTGTTTTTGCAGATATCAGAATAACACGCGAAAAATCATTGGTTGATGATTATATGGATCTGCTATTGTATTACAATGATTTTAGAGTTCGATTAAAAGCAAGTTTCTTTGTTCGAGAAGCTAATCCAGCTTATGTTGTGCATGGTAAGAAAGGCTCTTTCTTAAAACCTCGAGGCGATGTTCAGGAAGACGATTTAAAATTAAGTAAAAAACCAGATGTTGCGACTTGGGGAACTGAATCAGAAGATTTAAAAGGGATTTTACACACCGAAATTGATGGTAAGATTATCAAAGAAAAGATTCCAACTTTTCAGGGTAATTATTATGACTTTTTTGATGGCGTTTATAAGTCGATTGTTGCTAATACAATAGAGCCTGTTACGGCTGAAGATGGTGTAAAAACAATGAAAATAATAGAAGCTGCTATTGAGAGTAGTACTCATCAAAAAGTGGTTAATTTATAA
- a CDS encoding MFS transporter, whose amino-acid sequence MIDLNFIGRFKTKAKFKKTYKHVKASYLNRIRFAVGMFYFAMGLCFATWASRIPDIKTALHLSEGQLGSILFALPLGQLVVMPFSGKLVTRFGSHRILILSLLFYAFSLTNLGLANASWQLSLALFVFGIFGNLANIAVNTQGVYTEVLFKKTIMSSFHGMWSFAGFSGALVGLGMLALKLTPYYHFVIVAGIVLVMIAFNYKFLIKAKEKIKVKVEEKKKKLFAKPDSSLIWLGVIGFCCMASEGVMFDWSGVYFKDVVKAPGALVIVGYTSFMIMMASGRFLGDGLILKFGRKKVLQISGLVISLGLFTSVLFPYIIPCTIAFMFVGLGVSTVVPTLYSVAGKNPTVPAGEALTIVSSVSFLGFLMGPPVIGYIAEAFGLRFSFAFIGIFGFLIAFMVSRIKAIE is encoded by the coding sequence TTGATAGATTTAAACTTCATTGGCAGATTTAAGACCAAAGCAAAATTTAAGAAAACCTATAAACATGTAAAAGCTTCGTACTTAAATCGAATTCGATTTGCTGTGGGGATGTTTTATTTTGCAATGGGATTATGTTTTGCCACTTGGGCAAGCCGGATTCCAGATATCAAAACGGCTTTGCACTTAAGCGAAGGGCAATTGGGATCTATTTTGTTTGCATTGCCACTTGGTCAACTGGTAGTTATGCCTTTTTCGGGTAAACTAGTGACAAGATTTGGAAGCCACAGAATTCTAATTCTTTCTTTGTTATTTTACGCTTTTAGTTTAACTAATTTAGGATTAGCCAATGCTTCATGGCAATTATCACTTGCGTTGTTTGTATTCGGAATATTTGGAAACTTAGCCAATATTGCAGTAAATACCCAAGGTGTTTATACCGAAGTACTTTTTAAGAAAACAATAATGTCTTCTTTTCACGGTATGTGGAGTTTTGCTGGATTTTCGGGTGCATTAGTAGGATTAGGGATGCTTGCTTTAAAATTGACACCATACTATCACTTTGTTATTGTAGCAGGAATTGTATTGGTTATGATTGCTTTTAATTATAAATTCTTGATTAAAGCCAAAGAAAAAATTAAAGTAAAGGTAGAAGAGAAGAAAAAGAAATTATTTGCAAAACCAGACAGTTCATTGATTTGGCTAGGAGTAATTGGTTTTTGTTGTATGGCGAGTGAAGGAGTAATGTTTGATTGGAGTGGCGTTTACTTTAAAGATGTGGTAAAAGCTCCAGGAGCCTTGGTTATCGTAGGGTATACTTCGTTTATGATAATGATGGCGAGCGGGCGTTTCCTTGGTGATGGACTTATCCTCAAATTTGGAAGAAAAAAAGTACTGCAAATCAGTGGATTGGTTATCTCGTTAGGGCTTTTTACCTCAGTATTATTTCCTTATATAATTCCATGTACCATCGCTTTTATGTTTGTAGGGCTTGGAGTTTCTACAGTTGTACCAACTTTGTATAGCGTAGCTGGGAAAAATCCAACAGTCCCAGCAGGCGAAGCTTTAACAATAGTTTCGAGTGTGAGTTTTTTAGGTTTCTTAATGGGCCCACCCGTTATTGGTTATATTGCTGAAGCCTTTGGTCTTCGTTTTTCCTTCGCATTTATCGGGATCTTCGGATTTTTAATTGCTTTTATGGTTTCTAGAATAAAAGCAATAGAGTAG
- the hflX gene encoding GTPase HflX — protein MLEKEVLNFEKTAIVGIVTQNQSEEKLNEYLDELEFLTYTAGGEVIKRFTQKMERPNPKTFVGTGKIDEINLFVKEHGVSTLIFDDELSPSQQKNISKIIDCKILDRTHLILDIFAQRAETSYARTQVELAQCQYLLPRLSGMWTHLERQKGGIGMRGPGETEIETDRRIVRDRIALLKEKIKTIDKQMGVQRSNRGAMVRVALVGYTNVGKSTLMNAIGKSDVFVENKLFATLDTTVRKVVIKNLPFLLSDTVGFIRKLPTQLVDSFKSTLDEVREADLLLHIVDISHPDFEDHIESVNQTLLDIKANDKPVIMVFNKIDAYKHLTIDEDDLITEKTPRHYTIEEWKTTWMHRLGEQNALFISATNKENFEEFRERVYESVRQIHITRFPYNKFLYPDYKDAIEKEDEE, from the coding sequence ATGTTAGAAAAAGAAGTACTAAATTTTGAGAAAACAGCCATTGTTGGGATTGTAACTCAAAATCAAAGTGAAGAAAAGTTAAACGAATATCTTGATGAGTTAGAGTTTTTGACTTATACCGCAGGTGGAGAAGTTATAAAACGTTTTACTCAAAAAATGGAACGTCCAAACCCTAAAACTTTTGTTGGAACTGGTAAAATAGATGAAATCAATCTTTTTGTAAAAGAGCATGGTGTTTCGACTTTGATCTTTGATGACGAATTGTCTCCTTCACAGCAAAAGAATATCTCTAAAATTATAGATTGTAAAATCCTTGATAGAACGCACTTAATTCTTGATATTTTTGCTCAAAGAGCTGAAACATCATATGCAAGAACGCAAGTTGAGTTGGCACAATGTCAATATTTATTGCCTAGACTTTCGGGTATGTGGACACACCTTGAGCGTCAAAAAGGAGGTATTGGAATGCGTGGACCTGGAGAAACAGAAATTGAGACTGATAGACGTATCGTTCGTGATCGTATTGCATTATTGAAAGAAAAAATAAAAACTATCGATAAGCAAATGGGGGTACAACGTAGTAATCGTGGTGCAATGGTTCGTGTGGCTTTGGTAGGATATACCAATGTTGGAAAATCAACATTAATGAATGCTATTGGTAAAAGTGATGTTTTTGTAGAGAATAAATTGTTTGCTACCTTAGATACAACAGTTCGTAAAGTAGTTATTAAAAATTTACCTTTTTTACTTTCTGATACCGTTGGTTTTATTCGTAAACTACCAACTCAATTGGTAGATTCTTTCAAGAGTACACTTGATGAGGTTCGTGAAGCCGATTTGTTATTGCATATTGTTGATATTTCTCATCCAGATTTTGAAGATCATATTGAGTCAGTTAATCAAACCTTATTAGATATTAAGGCTAATGATAAACCTGTTATTATGGTTTTTAATAAGATAGATGCTTACAAGCATTTAACTATTGATGAGGATGATTTGATTACTGAAAAAACACCTAGACATTATACAATCGAGGAATGGAAGACTACTTGGATGCATCGTTTAGGAGAGCAAAATGCTTTGTTTATTTCAGCTACCAACAAAGAAAATTTTGAAGAATTCAGAGAGCGTGTATATGAGTCTGTAAGACAAATTCATATTACTCGATTTCCTTATAATAAATTTTTGTATCCTGATTATAAGGACGCAATCGAAAAAGAAGATGAAGAATAA
- a CDS encoding DUF5689 domain-containing protein, translating to MNFKKVMNMKNRCSSLIFLIIVFTFLGCVGDETAIPELICNQPNLIANRTVVEVRNNANLVAAKYRYDDIVEGYVISSDESGNFFKTISVQTLPNKNGAVQAFSIGVDATNTYINYRVGSKVFVKLKDQFTDIKFGSLRIGSLYVNAYGNASVGRIVKNDYKNVLSASCVVIDESKLVRLLSVSELLNDDNINTLVELFDVQFSDAAIGHHYFEETNSVGGATNWNLRDRAGNQVIFRTSSYANFAKELIPEGSGRVRGILTKYGSDYQIMVRSEKDVLLEGKRTVPFFSEDFQSVQNNVNFALPGWSNIVEKGTKLWKSIVYAGNGYAEFNTTSTTAAEITAWLVSPKINMDDFKNSVLSFRSAQHDLKVDSPLNSLGVYVSTNFDGSNVANAKWTKLDAKLPTLSTPVRQFISSDRIDLSFYSGDIHIAFKYVGSGKDKVLNGAFMVDDVVIVGDK from the coding sequence ATGAATTTTAAAAAAGTAATGAATATGAAAAACAGATGTAGCTCTTTGATTTTTTTAATAATAGTTTTTACTTTTTTGGGTTGTGTTGGAGACGAAACGGCTATTCCAGAACTTATATGTAATCAACCAAATTTAATTGCTAATAGAACAGTTGTTGAGGTTCGCAATAATGCTAATCTTGTTGCTGCAAAATATCGATATGATGATATTGTTGAGGGATACGTGATTTCGAGTGATGAATCAGGTAATTTTTTTAAAACAATATCGGTTCAAACATTACCTAATAAAAATGGTGCAGTGCAAGCATTTAGTATAGGTGTTGATGCAACAAATACGTATATAAATTATAGAGTTGGAAGTAAGGTATTTGTTAAATTAAAAGATCAATTTACTGATATTAAGTTTGGCAGTTTACGAATAGGGAGTTTGTATGTTAATGCCTATGGTAATGCTTCAGTTGGAAGAATTGTGAAGAACGATTATAAAAATGTGCTTAGTGCCTCCTGTGTAGTAATTGATGAAAGTAAGTTGGTTCGTTTGCTTTCAGTGTCAGAATTATTAAATGATGATAATATAAATACACTAGTTGAATTGTTTGATGTACAATTTTCAGATGCCGCTATTGGACATCATTATTTTGAAGAAACTAATAGTGTTGGTGGTGCAACCAATTGGAATTTGCGCGATAGAGCAGGGAATCAGGTTATTTTTAGAACTAGTAGTTATGCTAATTTCGCAAAAGAGTTAATACCGGAGGGAAGTGGGAGAGTTCGAGGAATTTTGACAAAATATGGCTCAGATTATCAAATAATGGTTAGATCAGAGAAAGATGTATTGTTGGAAGGAAAACGAACAGTTCCGTTTTTCTCAGAAGATTTCCAATCGGTACAGAATAATGTCAATTTTGCTCTTCCGGGTTGGAGTAATATTGTAGAAAAGGGAACCAAGTTATGGAAAAGTATTGTTTATGCAGGTAATGGTTATGCTGAGTTTAATACAACAAGTACAACAGCTGCTGAAATTACGGCATGGCTAGTTTCTCCCAAGATAAATATGGATGATTTTAAAAATTCTGTGCTGTCTTTTAGAAGTGCTCAGCATGATTTAAAAGTTGATTCTCCATTGAATTCTTTAGGTGTTTATGTGTCAACTAATTTTGATGGTTCTAATGTAGCTAATGCAAAATGGACAAAGTTAGATGCTAAGCTTCCTACATTGTCTACTCCTGTTCGTCAGTTTATAAGCTCAGACCGGATAGATTTGTCTTTCTATTCAGGAGATATTCATATTGCATTTAAGTATGTTGGATCAGGTAAAGATAAAGTTCTTAACGGTGCTTTTATGGTAGATGATGTAGTTATTGTAGGAGATAAGTAG
- a CDS encoding DUF3078 domain-containing protein — protein MKNLLQLLFIFLASFSLLQAQNTEKELIKNTEKAVKTISDTTGNGWKSTGNVSFLFNQSNFNNWIAGGENNISGNLGLNYNINYKKDDISWDNKILASYGILQTENSDFEKKTDDRLEINSIYGKRAFGNWYYSFFVNFRTQFTKGYVYGQDVNGAEIRTENTNFMSPGYLTFGPGIFWKKDDNLKLNFAPVTSKMTFVDKLYTSDIGYVSESYFGVKANKTMRYELGFYASAYYKLNIMTNVSAENILNLYSNYLEDPQNVDIDYSLNIVMKINKFLSTNLSFQAIYDDNAFQGFQTREVFGLGVNYMF, from the coding sequence ATGAAAAATCTTCTTCAACTCCTTTTTATCTTCTTAGCAAGCTTTTCGCTTCTACAGGCACAGAACACAGAAAAAGAATTAATAAAAAACACAGAAAAAGCAGTTAAAACCATATCCGACACTACAGGAAATGGATGGAAAAGCACTGGAAATGTTTCGTTTCTTTTTAACCAATCAAATTTCAATAACTGGATTGCTGGAGGTGAAAATAATATCTCAGGGAATTTAGGCCTTAATTACAACATCAATTACAAGAAAGATGACATTAGCTGGGATAACAAAATTCTCGCTTCATATGGTATCTTGCAAACTGAGAATTCTGACTTTGAGAAAAAGACAGATGACCGTTTAGAAATTAATTCTATTTATGGAAAAAGAGCATTTGGTAATTGGTATTACTCCTTTTTTGTGAATTTCAGAACGCAGTTCACTAAAGGGTACGTTTATGGACAAGATGTAAATGGCGCAGAGATACGAACTGAAAACACAAACTTCATGTCACCGGGTTATCTTACTTTTGGTCCTGGTATTTTTTGGAAGAAAGATGACAATCTAAAACTAAATTTCGCTCCTGTAACCTCCAAAATGACTTTTGTAGACAAACTATACACATCCGACATTGGATACGTAAGCGAGTCTTATTTTGGCGTTAAAGCAAACAAAACGATGCGTTACGAATTAGGTTTTTATGCATCCGCTTATTACAAGCTTAATATTATGACCAATGTTTCTGCAGAAAACATTTTAAACTTATATTCAAATTATCTTGAAGACCCACAAAATGTGGACATAGACTATTCGTTAAATATTGTAATGAAAATTAATAAGTTCCTATCGACTAACTTATCATTTCAAGCAATTTATGACGATAATGCTTTCCAAGGGTTCCAAACCAGAGAAGTATTTGGCTTAGGAGTCAATTACATGTTCTAA